The following proteins come from a genomic window of Echinimonas agarilytica:
- a CDS encoding endonuclease/exonuclease/phosphatase family protein, with protein sequence MSCASKEPAPTVTELTIATFNVSMEADNYKARNDPRDPNALKKQLATGTHSQIKNVAAIIQHVRPDILLLNEFDYITDPKEGVEAFIANYLNRGQHGQQAIDYPFYYVAEVNTGVPSPYDLNGDGIASGTGDDAWGYGNYPGQYGMVLLSKYPLDEAKIRSFRLFKWHQMPNANRVMNPDGTAFHTDETWQGMRLSSKSHWDVPVSVNGKTLHVLAAHPTPPVFDGPEDRNGARNYDEIRLWADYISATSNDYLVDDAGNTGGLPEQAAFVIMGDLNASPNEGDTRQGAIDQLLLHPAVNAEPTPISKGGAQHTSDNPNAATHTSGFRLRVDYVLPSVKGLEVMSSGVFWPAEGDKMHFAVQERKTSSDHRLVWVKVALK encoded by the coding sequence ATGAGCTGTGCTTCGAAAGAGCCCGCACCGACAGTCACCGAACTCACCATTGCAACTTTTAATGTGAGTATGGAAGCAGATAACTATAAAGCCAGAAACGACCCACGCGATCCAAATGCTCTCAAGAAACAGCTGGCAACGGGCACCCACTCTCAAATCAAAAACGTGGCTGCGATTATTCAACATGTACGTCCAGATATACTGTTGCTCAACGAGTTTGATTACATTACGGACCCCAAAGAAGGAGTTGAAGCCTTCATTGCTAATTACCTCAATCGAGGCCAGCATGGGCAACAAGCCATTGATTACCCTTTTTATTATGTAGCCGAGGTGAATACCGGAGTACCAAGCCCTTACGATTTGAATGGTGACGGCATCGCCAGTGGCACCGGTGACGATGCATGGGGCTACGGCAACTATCCCGGTCAATATGGGATGGTTTTATTGTCTAAATATCCACTTGATGAGGCGAAGATTCGCTCATTTCGACTCTTCAAATGGCATCAAATGCCCAATGCAAATCGCGTGATGAACCCCGATGGCACAGCATTTCATACCGATGAGACATGGCAAGGTATGCGTTTATCCTCCAAGTCTCATTGGGATGTTCCTGTCTCCGTGAATGGTAAAACCTTGCATGTGTTGGCCGCCCACCCTACGCCTCCGGTCTTTGATGGGCCAGAAGATAGAAATGGCGCACGAAACTATGATGAGATACGCCTGTGGGCCGACTATATCAGCGCAACAAGCAATGATTACTTAGTCGACGATGCGGGCAATACTGGCGGGTTACCTGAGCAAGCAGCATTTGTGATTATGGGGGATTTGAATGCATCTCCCAATGAAGGCGATACCCGTCAGGGCGCAATAGACCAGCTTCTATTGCACCCAGCGGTGAATGCTGAGCCCACTCCTATCAGCAAGGGTGGAGCTCAGCACACGTCCGACAATCCCAACGCAGCAACTCACACATCAGGATTTCGCTTACGTGTGGACTATGTATTACCTTCTGTGAAAGGCCTTGAGGTAATGAGCAGTGGCGTATTTTGGCCCGCTGAAGGTGATAAGATGCACTTTGCGGTGCAGGAGCGTAAGACCTCATCTGATCATCGTCTTGTATGGGTCAAAGTAGCCCTAAAATAA
- a CDS encoding TonB-dependent receptor: protein MISKVFKRGRVACALALALGVSGAAYANETASGIRGTIVDASGQPVTDAKITIVHQPTGTVSEVVVNEQGRFNARGLRVGGPYTVSVDSDSHSDDSRENVYLNLGETLRFTSVLEQAGIETIQVKGARLAYRTAGSNSDYGLRDIEDSPTMNRDLKEIARMNPFAVLANDDAGTFTVAGLNPKTNTLLVDGIGQNDDFGLNSNGYPTQRSPISLEAIEQVALNTTPFSSRYGGFSGAQMNAVTKSGSNEVTGSVFYEFTNDSMAGDGKDPITGDKSEQEFEEKTYGGSIGFPIIKDTLFFFGAYEYFKSPRDADWGPAGTGAANEAEYISLEDANEVVRIANEVYGANAGGWGDEIEEEDEKLLIKIDWNVNDDHRAAFTYQHSESNDTRNEEGDSDELKLSSHWYDKNETLKGYSLQFFSDWTSNFSTDIRVSYKDVTSEVSPLVNSGMGHVTVYTGENDWGDPINSVVLGTDEYRHANELDNQNLELRFAGTYLLGDHEIGFGIQHNRLDTFNMFVPTSLGKWDFDSIEDFASGSASDLEYQNAYTGNPRDAAAEFTMNTTALFAEDVWAITDDLELTYGLRYERMDTSDKPTLNENFQERYGFKNNETIDGLDIWLPRIGFKYQVLDNLQVRGGAGRFSGGQPTVWLANSFSNDGITNVEALDTSAYLDNANPTEIPQGLTDSLVPGDGYVNSLDPKFDLPSDWRYNLAIDYTTDIPYLGKDWYFGTEFLYIDRENDVAWVDLAREATGTTPGGRTVYTPIDKLTGEESDRYDLMLTNAEKDGRNRAISFTMSKAWESGVRFSTSYTNTDIDEGNQGSSSQATSNYQYTAVGLDRNGTTIGPGYYEVEHRWILTLGYDTEFVSNYKSTFNVFWERRSGQPINYGLGAFRNGSLGDQPEFDDSDYYLPYIPTGADDPAVNYRGDLTYEAFMDAARAIGMGGDAGGYGGKSSGNQPWVSQLDFRFTQELPGFYGDNRFLFYFDVKNVLNLLNDDWGQVKTKRYGSDILVDYSYDQDTGEYTYSVPYGQEGLETRNWDDYNVEQSAWRLKAGIRYNF, encoded by the coding sequence ATGATTTCAAAAGTTTTTAAACGTGGCCGTGTAGCATGCGCACTGGCCTTGGCTTTAGGCGTAAGTGGCGCGGCATACGCGAACGAAACTGCGTCGGGTATTCGTGGAACAATTGTTGATGCTTCAGGTCAGCCTGTAACAGATGCAAAAATCACGATCGTTCACCAACCCACGGGAACCGTTTCTGAGGTTGTCGTGAACGAGCAAGGGCGCTTTAACGCTCGCGGATTACGTGTGGGTGGACCATACACCGTCTCGGTTGATTCAGATTCTCATTCCGACGACTCACGAGAGAATGTCTATTTAAACTTGGGTGAGACCTTGCGCTTCACAAGCGTGTTAGAGCAAGCGGGCATTGAAACAATCCAAGTCAAAGGTGCTCGACTCGCATACCGCACAGCCGGTTCAAATAGTGATTATGGTTTACGAGATATTGAAGACTCTCCAACCATGAACCGCGATTTAAAAGAAATTGCGCGAATGAACCCATTTGCGGTGTTGGCCAACGACGACGCTGGCACATTTACGGTTGCAGGCTTAAACCCGAAAACAAACACATTGTTGGTTGATGGTATTGGCCAAAATGATGATTTTGGCTTGAACAGCAATGGTTACCCGACTCAGCGTAGCCCCATCTCTTTAGAAGCCATTGAACAAGTGGCGTTGAACACGACACCTTTCTCTTCTCGTTATGGCGGATTTAGCGGCGCACAAATGAACGCCGTGACTAAATCGGGTTCGAACGAAGTCACCGGTAGCGTGTTTTATGAATTCACCAACGACAGCATGGCGGGTGACGGTAAAGATCCGATCACAGGCGACAAGTCGGAACAAGAATTTGAAGAAAAAACATACGGCGGCTCGATTGGCTTCCCAATTATTAAAGATACGTTGTTTTTCTTTGGTGCATATGAGTACTTCAAATCACCTCGTGATGCAGACTGGGGTCCAGCAGGCACTGGTGCAGCAAACGAAGCCGAATACATTAGCTTAGAAGATGCCAACGAAGTCGTTCGCATTGCCAATGAAGTGTATGGCGCAAACGCCGGCGGTTGGGGTGACGAAATTGAAGAAGAAGATGAAAAACTTCTGATTAAAATTGACTGGAACGTGAACGACGATCATCGTGCTGCGTTTACTTATCAGCACTCTGAAAGTAACGACACACGCAATGAAGAAGGTGATAGTGACGAGCTGAAATTGTCGAGCCACTGGTACGACAAAAATGAAACGCTTAAAGGCTATTCATTGCAATTCTTCAGTGATTGGACGAGCAACTTCTCTACCGATATTCGCGTATCGTACAAAGATGTCACCTCTGAAGTCTCTCCTCTCGTGAACTCTGGTATGGGACACGTTACGGTTTATACTGGTGAAAATGATTGGGGCGACCCAATAAACTCGGTCGTATTGGGAACTGACGAATATCGTCATGCCAACGAACTCGACAACCAAAACTTAGAATTACGTTTTGCGGGTACTTACCTGTTGGGTGACCATGAGATTGGTTTTGGTATTCAGCACAATCGTCTCGATACCTTTAACATGTTTGTACCGACTTCCTTGGGTAAGTGGGACTTTGACAGCATTGAAGATTTTGCATCAGGCTCTGCTTCAGATCTCGAATACCAAAACGCTTATACCGGTAATCCAAGAGATGCAGCGGCTGAATTCACCATGAACACCACTGCGTTATTTGCAGAAGACGTGTGGGCCATTACTGATGATTTAGAACTCACATACGGCTTGCGTTATGAGCGTATGGACACGAGCGATAAGCCAACACTCAACGAAAACTTCCAAGAGCGTTATGGTTTCAAAAACAATGAAACAATTGATGGTTTAGATATTTGGTTGCCTCGCATCGGGTTTAAATACCAAGTACTCGATAATTTACAAGTGCGCGGTGGAGCGGGTCGTTTCTCAGGCGGTCAACCCACAGTTTGGCTTGCAAACAGCTTCTCTAACGACGGTATTACCAACGTTGAAGCTTTGGATACAAGCGCATACTTAGACAACGCTAATCCAACTGAAATCCCTCAAGGGCTGACGGATTCATTAGTGCCGGGTGATGGTTACGTAAACTCTTTAGATCCTAAGTTCGATTTGCCATCTGACTGGCGTTATAACTTAGCGATAGATTACACCACTGACATCCCTTACCTCGGTAAAGACTGGTATTTCGGCACTGAGTTCTTGTACATCGATCGTGAAAACGATGTGGCATGGGTAGACTTAGCGCGTGAAGCAACAGGCACCACTCCAGGTGGCCGTACTGTGTATACGCCAATCGACAAACTCACGGGTGAAGAGTCTGATCGTTATGACTTGATGCTTACCAATGCAGAAAAAGACGGTCGTAACCGCGCGATTAGCTTTACCATGTCAAAAGCGTGGGAGTCAGGTGTTCGTTTCAGCACGTCTTACACTAACACTGACATTGATGAAGGTAACCAAGGTTCATCGTCACAAGCCACGTCGAACTACCAATACACAGCCGTTGGCTTAGATCGAAACGGCACAACAATTGGCCCTGGGTACTACGAAGTTGAACATCGTTGGATCCTAACATTGGGTTACGACACTGAGTTTGTTTCTAACTACAAATCAACCTTCAATGTTTTCTGGGAGCGTCGTAGCGGCCAGCCGATTAACTACGGTTTGGGTGCATTTAGAAATGGCAGCTTGGGTGATCAGCCAGAGTTTGATGATTCGGACTACTACTTACCTTACATTCCAACGGGTGCCGATGATCCAGCGGTTAACTATCGCGGTGATTTGACGTATGAAGCCTTCATGGATGCAGCGCGCGCAATTGGTATGGGCGGTGATGCGGGTGGATATGGCGGTAAATCAAGCGGCAACCAACCTTGGGTGAGCCAGCTGGACTTCCGTTTCACACAAGAGCTACCAGGTTTCTATGGCGACAATCGCTTCTTGTTCTACTTTGATGTGAAGAACGTTTTGAACTTGCTCAATGACGATTGGGGCCAAGTGAAAACCAAGCGTTATGGTTCAGACATCTTAGTGGATTACAGCTACGACCAAGACACGGGTGAGTACACTTACTCAGTTCCTTATGGTCAAGAAGGTTTGGAAACACGCAATTGGGACGATTACAACGTTGAGCAATCAGCGTGGCGCCTGAAAGCGGGTATTCGCTACAACTTCTAA
- a CDS encoding DUF4097 family beta strand repeat-containing protein, whose product MMIKKQLSTMACVLTLSLSTAMTYAGELINDTLSATPGATVSIEHSNGKAKITGWARDEVQIKGELSNSAEKLIFKREGDDIVIQVKERKNWSGTTLKGDRLEIFVPQQSQVIYQSTNADVSISSTIGALKIDAVNGDVGAKNIEGDTRITLINGDIEVKNVSGSSYFETVNGDIELENIQSNDVETRTVNGDIEVTGKVNGFTAETVNGDIELKSNELAKVDVTTVNGDVEAVIGLTDSGSIQASSVSGDIELKFPQGLSANVHVEGHYGSDIVNQLNDAQVKVDKKSNTRSLSFTEGDGKGTVRISTVKGEVKISK is encoded by the coding sequence ATGATGATAAAGAAACAACTATCAACTATGGCATGCGTATTAACGCTCAGCTTAAGCACTGCAATGACTTATGCAGGTGAACTCATCAACGACACGCTATCGGCTACACCCGGCGCCACCGTGTCTATCGAACATAGTAATGGCAAAGCTAAAATTACGGGCTGGGCCCGCGATGAAGTGCAAATCAAAGGCGAGTTATCCAATTCAGCCGAAAAGCTCATCTTTAAACGTGAAGGCGATGACATTGTCATTCAAGTGAAAGAACGCAAGAACTGGTCAGGCACCACGCTAAAAGGTGATCGTCTTGAAATCTTTGTCCCTCAACAAAGCCAGGTGATATACCAATCAACCAACGCTGATGTCTCTATTAGCAGTACTATCGGCGCATTGAAAATCGACGCTGTTAACGGTGATGTTGGTGCTAAAAACATTGAAGGCGATACACGTATTACACTGATCAATGGCGATATCGAAGTCAAAAATGTTAGCGGTTCAAGCTATTTTGAAACCGTTAATGGTGACATTGAGCTTGAAAACATCCAAAGCAATGATGTGGAAACTCGAACCGTAAATGGCGACATTGAAGTCACAGGAAAGGTGAATGGGTTTACCGCAGAAACCGTCAATGGTGACATTGAGTTAAAAAGTAATGAGCTTGCTAAGGTTGATGTGACCACTGTTAACGGCGATGTTGAAGCTGTCATCGGCTTGACCGACAGCGGCTCCATACAAGCATCATCTGTTAGTGGCGACATAGAATTGAAGTTTCCTCAGGGCTTGTCAGCCAATGTGCATGTTGAAGGCCACTATGGCAGCGACATTGTGAACCAGCTCAACGACGCTCAGGTGAAGGTCGATAAAAAGAGCAATACGCGCTCGTTATCGTTCACTGAAGGAGACGGTAAAGGCACGGTTCGTATCTCGACCGTTAAGGGTGAAGTGAAGATTTCTAAATAA
- a CDS encoding RNA polymerase sigma factor has product MSNQGQLIEAHERFTDTELIHLIEASRAGDKAAYRQLYDISVGQVYGLALRLIGDRNMAEDATQEVFIQLWNKLDNYAGDAKFSTWLHRVTANITVSYMRRQKSWWQRTFSIENSEAMQLPAQSDLQQVNFEAHVASLPERARMVFVLHAIEGYRHEDVAEMLNMAVGTSKAQYHRAKHLLKERLGHE; this is encoded by the coding sequence TTGAGTAATCAAGGACAGTTAATTGAAGCCCACGAACGCTTCACTGACACTGAGCTAATCCACCTTATCGAAGCGAGTCGTGCAGGCGATAAGGCCGCATATCGGCAGCTTTATGACATCAGTGTTGGGCAAGTGTACGGGCTTGCACTGCGGCTCATTGGTGACCGAAACATGGCCGAAGACGCAACTCAAGAAGTCTTTATCCAACTTTGGAACAAGTTAGATAACTATGCCGGTGACGCCAAGTTTTCGACTTGGCTGCATCGTGTCACAGCCAATATCACGGTGTCGTACATGCGCCGCCAAAAGTCATGGTGGCAACGCACATTCTCAATTGAGAATTCTGAAGCAATGCAACTCCCGGCACAAAGCGATTTGCAACAAGTGAACTTTGAAGCCCACGTTGCTAGCTTGCCAGAGCGTGCTCGAATGGTATTTGTTCTGCACGCAATTGAAGGCTATCGCCATGAAGATGTAGCTGAAATGCTGAATATGGCAGTGGGGACTAGCAAAGCTCAATATCATCGCGCCAAACATTTGTTAAAGGAGAGATTAGGTCATGAGTAA
- a CDS encoding GNAT family N-acetyltransferase, producing MSSKWQRTLSIETPRLRMRPFQLEDAKDILNFASNKEVTRYTGDKGQTKTLEDARKLVTDVWHRDYDTYGYGRLAVEWKDTSQVIGFCGFKYLPDFEAIDIGYRFLPEFWGQGIASEAALACVKHGREVLGINDYIGMADVENLSSHHVLLKCGLEVTETKQLDGLYAHIYRLPSASN from the coding sequence ATGAGCAGTAAATGGCAGCGAACGCTATCCATTGAAACACCTCGCTTGCGCATGCGGCCTTTTCAGCTTGAGGATGCCAAAGATATTTTAAACTTCGCATCCAACAAAGAGGTCACTCGATATACTGGGGATAAAGGGCAAACCAAAACCCTAGAGGACGCTCGGAAGCTAGTCACCGATGTGTGGCACCGAGATTATGATACCTATGGTTATGGTCGGCTTGCTGTTGAGTGGAAAGACACATCTCAAGTCATTGGCTTTTGTGGTTTTAAGTATTTGCCCGACTTTGAAGCCATCGACATTGGATATCGATTTTTACCTGAGTTCTGGGGACAAGGCATCGCCAGCGAGGCCGCTTTAGCCTGCGTAAAACATGGACGAGAGGTACTAGGCATTAACGATTATATAGGGATGGCGGATGTTGAAAATTTAAGTTCACATCACGTGCTTCTCAAGTGTGGGCTTGAGGTCACAGAAACCAAACAGCTCGACGGACTTTACGCCCATATCTATCGACTTCCAAGCGCTTCAAATTAA
- a CDS encoding M20/M25/M40 family metallo-hydrolase, whose amino-acid sequence MITVSVINAPLKEVYVLRHIILSFAFVASIVNANDTVEKKTINEQLIETALTSRHALDILTDLTTNIGPRLPGTEADLRTVAWAENLLTSQGFDRVYKQPVRVPAWKRGIANASIVSPAPQALIISALGHSVGTPEGGITAPVVRVSSLAALSEISARAVKGHIVFIDHKMERHRAGKYYREVVGGRSNGASIAATKGAVGLLIRSIGTDSDRFAHTGMMLYDVKKPRIPSAALSAPDADQLTRLLTQHGKVTLNFELGSEHLESAISYNVIAEYDGAKFPEQYVLVGAHHDSWDEGTGALDDGAGIAIVTAAAKQIIDLPDRPKRGVRVVLYAAEELGLVGAKAYARENADDLHNIYLASESDFGAGEIWKLDTRFSDALSALSKKLLKELAPLNIEAGHNKATGGPDTSVLVNKGVPALTLLQDGTDYFDFHHTPNDTLDKVSPEALKQNVAAWSVMLWTTTNSDAELRPISLKKTQRVEAKELSTPQQ is encoded by the coding sequence ATGATAACGGTATCCGTGATCAATGCGCCATTAAAAGAGGTTTATGTGCTCAGACACATTATTTTATCATTTGCTTTTGTTGCATCTATTGTAAACGCAAACGACACCGTCGAGAAAAAAACAATCAATGAGCAACTTATAGAAACTGCGCTCACTTCCCGTCACGCACTCGATATATTGACCGACCTAACGACCAATATTGGCCCACGACTGCCAGGCACAGAAGCCGATTTACGAACTGTTGCATGGGCAGAAAACTTACTCACATCACAAGGATTTGATCGTGTCTATAAGCAGCCCGTGCGTGTGCCCGCATGGAAGCGAGGGATAGCGAATGCGTCTATTGTTTCTCCTGCACCTCAAGCTTTGATCATTTCAGCCCTCGGGCATTCAGTTGGCACACCAGAAGGCGGGATTACTGCGCCAGTGGTGCGCGTGTCTTCATTGGCAGCACTCTCTGAAATATCCGCCCGAGCGGTTAAAGGGCATATTGTTTTTATTGATCACAAAATGGAGCGTCACCGAGCGGGCAAGTATTATCGAGAAGTTGTGGGCGGCCGCTCCAATGGAGCGAGCATTGCGGCCACTAAAGGCGCGGTAGGACTGTTAATTCGCTCAATCGGTACCGACAGCGATCGCTTCGCCCATACTGGAATGATGCTATACGACGTAAAGAAACCTCGAATTCCCTCGGCTGCGCTTTCTGCGCCCGATGCAGATCAGCTCACTCGTCTACTCACACAACACGGCAAGGTTACTTTAAACTTTGAGCTTGGCAGTGAGCACCTAGAATCAGCAATTTCATACAATGTTATTGCTGAATACGATGGCGCTAAATTTCCAGAGCAGTATGTACTGGTGGGCGCGCATCACGACAGTTGGGATGAAGGCACTGGCGCGTTGGATGACGGTGCCGGCATTGCTATTGTGACTGCTGCTGCAAAACAAATCATTGATTTACCAGATCGCCCCAAGCGGGGTGTGCGAGTGGTGCTTTATGCCGCTGAAGAATTGGGCTTAGTCGGCGCGAAAGCTTACGCGAGAGAAAATGCAGATGACTTACACAACATTTACTTGGCTTCCGAGTCCGACTTTGGCGCCGGTGAAATTTGGAAACTAGATACACGCTTTTCCGATGCGCTCTCTGCATTGAGTAAAAAATTACTTAAAGAGCTAGCGCCATTGAATATCGAAGCAGGCCATAATAAGGCCACCGGAGGCCCAGACACATCTGTACTGGTCAACAAAGGCGTTCCTGCACTTACATTGTTGCAAGACGGCACTGATTATTTTGATTTTCATCACACGCCCAATGACACACTTGACAAAGTATCGCCAGAGGCTCTAAAACAAAATGTTGCAGCATGGTCGGTCATGCTTTGGACCACCACGAATAGCGATGCGGAATTGCGCCCAATATCATTAAAAAAGACACAGCGGGTTGAGGCGAAAGAGCTCAGCACACCGCAACAATAG
- a CDS encoding ArsR/SmtB family transcription factor, with protein MNLQQMQRNASQAIPLLKALSNQNRLFILCHLHGTELSVTELTERVGLSQSALSQHLAILRSEGYVKTRKEAQTVYYSLDSEEVAAMIGLLHDLYCKE; from the coding sequence ATGAACCTCCAGCAAATGCAGCGCAATGCAAGTCAGGCAATTCCGTTGCTTAAGGCTCTGTCCAATCAAAACAGGCTGTTTATTCTATGCCATTTACACGGTACAGAATTAAGTGTGACTGAGTTAACTGAGCGAGTCGGTTTAAGTCAGTCGGCTTTATCCCAACATTTAGCGATTTTGCGTAGCGAAGGGTATGTAAAAACAAGAAAGGAAGCGCAAACAGTCTATTACTCGCTCGACAGTGAAGAAGTGGCGGCCATGATTGGCTTACTGCACGACTTGTATTGCAAGGAATAA
- the rpsT gene encoding 30S ribosomal protein S20 — translation MANIKSAKKRALQSEKRRKHNASRRSMMRTYLKKVNAAIEAGDKETAAAEYAVVTPILDRFAAKGLIHKNKAARHKARLNTQIKAL, via the coding sequence TTGGCTAATATCAAGTCAGCGAAAAAACGTGCGCTCCAGTCAGAAAAGCGCCGTAAGCATAACGCTAGCCGTCGCTCCATGATGCGCACATACCTGAAGAAGGTAAACGCAGCTATTGAAGCTGGTGATAAAGAAACAGCAGCAGCAGAGTATGCAGTTGTTACACCTATCTTGGATCGTTTTGCCGCTAAAGGCCTGATCCACAAAAACAAAGCAGCACGCCATAAGGCTCGTCTGAATACTCAGATTAAAGCGCTGTAA
- the murJ gene encoding murein biosynthesis integral membrane protein MurJ, with protein MSKQLVKSGAIVSAMTLISRVLGLVRDVVVANLMGAGAAADVFFFANKIPNFLRRLFAEGAFAQAFVPVLAETKAEGDKDGVRQLIAYVSGTLGTLVMIATIVGVVGSPVLAAIFGTGWFIEWLNDGPEAHKFETASLMLKITFPYLFFIALTALSGSILNTYGRFAVAAFTPVFLNIAIISCALLLSPTLDEPALGLAWGVFLGGIIQFLFQIPFLKRAGFLVKPKWGWRQPGVVKIRTLMIPALFGVSVSQLNLLFDTFIASFLMTGSISWLYYADRLLEFPLGLFGIAIATVVLPSLSSKAAAHDKDAFKHTMDWGVRMVSVLGLPAALGLIVLAQPILMLLFMRGEYTSNDVLASSYSLFAYASGLLFFMYIKVLAPGYFARQDTKTPVKFGIYAMVSNMVFNVILASWLGYIGLAAATSLSALLNAGLLYWGLRQLGVFQLSSESVGLIIRMLISAVIMAFSVWYLSPEFKHWLQFSFTEAVFWLVGLMLLAASVYTVMLGILGVRVRHLMR; from the coding sequence TTGAGTAAGCAATTAGTTAAATCGGGCGCGATTGTCAGTGCTATGACACTGATTTCGCGGGTGCTAGGGTTGGTACGAGATGTTGTAGTTGCCAACTTAATGGGAGCCGGTGCCGCAGCGGACGTGTTCTTTTTTGCCAATAAAATTCCTAATTTTTTACGCCGTTTATTTGCAGAAGGCGCATTTGCACAGGCGTTTGTTCCTGTGCTGGCAGAAACCAAAGCTGAAGGCGACAAAGACGGTGTTCGCCAGCTAATCGCTTATGTGTCGGGTACTTTGGGCACATTGGTGATGATTGCGACCATTGTTGGCGTTGTGGGCTCTCCTGTTTTAGCGGCTATATTCGGTACGGGGTGGTTTATCGAGTGGCTGAATGATGGGCCCGAGGCGCATAAGTTCGAAACGGCATCGCTGATGCTTAAAATTACCTTTCCTTACCTGTTTTTTATTGCACTGACGGCGCTTTCGGGGTCGATTCTGAATACCTATGGGCGTTTTGCTGTGGCCGCGTTTACCCCCGTATTTTTGAATATAGCGATTATTAGTTGCGCTTTACTACTCAGCCCAACACTAGACGAACCTGCGCTAGGGTTAGCGTGGGGCGTTTTTTTGGGTGGAATCATTCAGTTCTTATTTCAAATTCCATTTTTGAAGCGAGCAGGTTTTTTGGTCAAACCCAAGTGGGGATGGCGTCAACCTGGTGTAGTGAAAATACGTACGTTGATGATCCCTGCATTGTTCGGTGTGTCGGTAAGTCAACTCAACTTGTTATTCGATACCTTTATCGCCAGCTTTTTAATGACCGGCTCTATTAGTTGGCTGTATTACGCCGACCGTTTGTTGGAATTTCCACTAGGCCTGTTTGGTATAGCTATCGCCACTGTGGTATTGCCAAGTCTCAGTAGTAAGGCTGCCGCACACGATAAAGACGCCTTTAAACACACCATGGATTGGGGCGTGAGAATGGTGAGTGTACTTGGTCTGCCTGCCGCCCTTGGGCTCATTGTGTTGGCGCAGCCTATTTTGATGCTGCTCTTCATGCGAGGGGAGTACACTTCCAATGATGTACTGGCGTCGAGCTATAGCTTGTTTGCGTATGCATCAGGCCTGCTGTTTTTCATGTACATCAAAGTGTTGGCCCCGGGCTATTTTGCGCGGCAAGATACCAAAACACCGGTTAAATTTGGCATTTATGCCATGGTGTCCAACATGGTTTTCAATGTGATATTGGCGTCTTGGCTTGGTTACATTGGCCTTGCCGCGGCAACCTCTCTATCGGCTTTGCTCAATGCTGGGCTGTTGTATTGGGGTTTGCGCCAACTGGGAGTATTTCAGCTTTCGAGTGAATCCGTTGGTTTAATTATTCGTATGTTGATCAGTGCTGTCATTATGGCGTTTAGCGTTTGGTACTTAAGCCCTGAGTTTAAACACTGGTTGCAATTTAGCTTTACTGAAGCGGTGTTTTGGTTGGTTGGATTAATGCTCTTGGCTGCTTCCGTCTATACGGTTATGTTAGGGATTCTGGGTGTGCGAGTAAGACATTTAATGCGATAG